ctttctttcttacatctcctTTCTTAAGTGGGATTCCTTTTTGGACAAGGGTTTGAATCCTAACCAACTTAGAACATTGATTAATTTTGAGATGCCACATCTATTTAAGAGGGGACCACTTATCAACCGGAGGTTAGAAGTTTTTATGCAACAAACAAATTAATCATCGGTAGAGAGTTTTGTGCGACAACAAAAGGAAGCCGATCCCTTCTTTCTAGCGTGTAGGATTTCTTAGCACCTTGGTTGAAGGCATGAGGATCCAATCTTAGGCATCCCTAAGGAGAGAAAATCAGATCTCCTCCCTCCTCTTGCTTcacttctaaagattgatgcgCAGGGCTTCATCCCGCTTCCCTAGGAGCTTGGCATGCATGCGAAATAGAGGGCCTATGCTTTCAGGCCTCGCGAGGCATCGGATTCAAACAATCTCTggggatttgatccctattcagCTACATATCAAGTAAATATAAAGAGTTATACTACTGctagattagataaattttaaaatacaccCTGCCTATCCGATCAAATCGGATATTTTTTCTTCACCCGAGGGTGAGGCATCCCTCTTTTTCTTCGATGCAATAGCTATTGCAGCCAAGGAAGAGAGCGAGGAGCATGCTGAATTGCTCGAACATGTTGGAGGCAAGGTGGATCGGCTCGAACCCGGCCCAGGTCATTTGTCCATGCCACTGGCACAGCATCTCATGCCGCTTTGTTCGTTTTATGCCCTCGCAGGGCACCATATTGTAGATCTGGCAACCAAGATACACTTCCGACATCATCAGATCTTTCGGTCTCATGCTGGCACCAATGGCTGCCTCCACTACCTAATaatttctcctgtagcaatggtGCCACCACCCTCCAAAGAGTCGAACATGGTAGAGTACTAGTGCAATGCCTCCATGAACCACTCCAGGAATGAGCcagcattgtagttcgcctcctGCCTGTCCACCATAACAATCCTCGATCGGACCGCTCGGATCATGCCCAGAACCTTCTCCAGTGCCCCTAATCGAGTGAGAAGTCAGTGGAGCTCGAGCACTAAGTTCACTGCCATCACTTCCGGCTCCTTGTCTATGCCAGCATTGCTGTTGCCATGGTCACTATCCTCCACCTCGAACATGCAAGTTTCGAGGTCGATGAGGCTGCTAGCGACATAGCCACGATACTGAAAATTGATATAGATGGTGTCCGCAAGCTGGGCAAGCCTCCAACCAACCTGCTGGAGGGCATCGGTGTTGTCAGTCTGGGGAGGGCTGATGCCAATGAACCGAAGCGACGACGAGCTGTCGGGGTGAAGGGCAAGGGCTTGCATCAATGTTGACTATTGCAGTCCTTGCTTCATGCTGAAGTCAATGATGTGGATGCGATGGTAGCCGACGAAGGCCTCGAGAATGGCTTGGTTGGCGGTGAAGAAGGTGAACTTGAGGCAGGGGCAGCTCTCGTAGAAGTGCATCTCAAGAatatcagagaagctggagtcaagggagcaACCCTGTTGGGGGTGGACTTGGTAGTTTCGATAGAGATGACGAGTCAGTAACAGAGAAGGCAAAGCCAATTTTCAACGGGAGGGATAAATCTGTAAGTAGCTGGGGATGATGTCTTTGGCATACAGAAAAGCCTGCAATGAGAACTACAGCAGAGTAAGAGAACAATGGAGGTAGAGAAGACTGGAGGAGAGAAGGGTTTTTATTTTGCTCATCCTTTATTAAGGGCCATTTCGGttatttcagaaaaaatttattagGTGGCACTTGAGTCCCAATTAGGATTAACAGACTGCCTAACTATTTGGGTTAAACTAAACATAAAGGGTGTAGGTGTAGGTTTTTAAAACTATTGGCTTTAAGTGTAATTTCGACTTAATCTCAGATGAATTTTGTTAATTTATCAAATTTGAATAGACTTGTGAGTTTTCAAATCGAGTATCCTACTATTCGACTTTGACTCAAAAATTATTCAAGCTACTCAAACTCGACTTGATCTCGATAATAACTGAATCGAGTTGAACTTGGACATGAGTCGAACTCAAAGTAGCTCACAagcaatttaatttatttatagccCCTATTTCTTATTATATATTTTGTTAAGATGATAACCATAGGATGCACCTTGCCTCTTTTTTCTAAAGCCGTTGGTTGTGTGTATTACAAGCATTGACAATTAGCTTGCTCGGGTAGAGTGGTGCAATAGGTGACAGAGAAAGTTAGGACTGAAGACAACTACTTAAAAATTGAGGCTATTTTCCTTCTTAATTTGATTTCATTCATAGTCTTGATGGCTTAGGAtggtatatatataattttgatctGAATTCAAGTATGTCAAATACACCTACAAACTTTTCtttgcatcattggatttgaATAGCTGTATTAGAAATAGAAGTCTATAATAAAGAACCACACCAATTATTCAAATGCAAATATAGAAATTCAGTCATAATTTGATACGGCCTTCAACAAAATTTTATAGGAAATATGGCTAGAACATTTGCTTGTTAAAGTTTTCACCCATAAATCTATTGGCTTTTGCGAAGCTTGGCATGATCTAACCGGTCATAGAACCTACTGGctacatcaaatttaattagagatTAATATTTGTAGATGGAATTATCACATATGATGATCTATACTTGGAGATGGGATTACAATAATCATAGAAGAATCAATATTAGTCAAAATGGAAAATCGTTAAAGATGTAATAATGGGGACCAAATTTTTGACAAGAGAGCAAGATTTGATCaagagatggaaaaaaaatttcttaatccACCCAACTCAAATCTCCTAAGAAAAtttaagaaaattttaaaaattttgatgaagtattatctagatcttttttttaattaatacataatctTTATTTATACTAATAAGACCTGCCCAAATACAATTCAAGTCAGATTCCCTTTCTAATTCAAAtaggatagttttttttttcaaaataaatgtgactaatgaaaataaatatcaaaaatctattttattgtCTGCTATACAGATTTTGACTACTATATCAATTTTATCTTCATCGTCTACTTTTTCTCAGATTAAGAGATATATCTGATTGAAGCCTTTCCCAAAcaacaggattttgatttgattggCTAATTTCAAGATCCATAATCTTTCAAAGTCTAACACGATATTTGACTTCTCAATGTTTAGTTTGTAAAGTATGTGTTATCCTAAATATATGGTATTACTATCAGAAACCCAACCATTCACGATCAATGCTCAATTCACTGGACTAATGGGGCATTTGGGGATTGGTGTGGTACATAAGGAGCAGCAAATATCAATTGGGCCTGGAGTGTTAGTTAGCCAATTATCAATTTCTACACAAGATCATTGTCTATGCAGTGACATAATGGTGATCTCAACAATAATGATTCATAACATGTAATGTGGGTGTAAAGATTTACACAAGTTCACGTAAAACTGTTTTTTATCCAAAAACCTTATAATATCCACTAGAATATCATCAAGTATTCCCTTTCTTCGCAAATATTTCAATAAAAGAATTGGTTTTTCTTCTTTCAAAGAAATTCTTGAATTGTTCTTAAGATACTCGTGCTAAGCTCGTTTCCATCACTCTTATCACCTAGTCATAGGGCAaacaatttataatattttttttcttaatttgacCATGCACTAGGGTTTTATCTACATTGTAGTATTCAGTGTACGCATTTCTCCTTATCCATTAATGGAGTTTCAATTTTAATAATTCTCTCACTTTTGATATCCttgtaaaaataatatttttagatatatatatatatatatatatatatatatatatatatatatatatatatgatagctCTCTGATCTGTCTACTGTTAACAGATTGGTATTGCTTAGAAATAATATTTCACTTATAATCCTATAAGTGAATAACCTACTTAACTCAGTGGTTAGAGTATTGCTTTCATACGGCGGGAGTCATTGGTTCaaatccaatatatatatatatatatatatatatatatatatatataatatatatatatatatatatttcaaaaaatacaACACACCTGGGTATTTAACAGGGAGCTTTAATGCACGACTCTGAACCCAtcaatctagatattttatattcAATTTGATAAACTCTATTCATTTATGACAAAGTGAAAGTGGTGCGTATTTACTCTAGTATCAGTGTGTTTGTATCAAGATTCATGGACCGTAGACAAGAAATTTGGCCTTATTCTTTACCGGTTTACCTTTACTGGAGACAATAATCTTTCTAAACCGATATATGTAAACTTCTGTGAAAAAGTGTTCTTTGGGAAAAATTTCTTAATAGTTTTAGCCAATCTCGGCATCCCAGAAAACCAAAAATATCAGTTTTATGAGAGAtctaaacattttttttttccaaaatacaCTTTCCCAAGTCTCAATCATCAGGATATTGATGGATTTTGCCACCATTGCTTCCCAATCCGACCAAAATTTTCCAAATTACCAGTGGGTCATGTATGCCCCACTTTCTCCTgctctcttgctcctttctctctaAATTTTGAGATCCTTTTCAATGAGTTCTTATGTGTTGTATATTGAATTGCATGAGGAAGACTTTTGACGTTATTACACAGATTTTTCTTCCTCCCATGTAATCCCCAAAAATAGTTGATAAGTCATAAAcaaaacagtttttttttttttttaatccagaAAATTCAGACTTTTTGATGGCTTTTATGGTGTATGAACATAATTTCTTGTGAATATCTAACCAGAACAGGACGAGCCATTGCAATCTAGGAATTTTTCTAGACATATAAATCCAatgtttgtttttcttttattttctcttctttaCTAAGTCTACTGGAACAGtaagatcataaaaaattatgataataatTTAGAGAAAGATCCAATATCACAAATAAGAGGTTCATCCGTCCAATTTTTCCTGATAAACTGCTGCAAATGAACCCATTCTATGGAAGCAAAATTGCAACAGTTGACATTGCTTACCATTTACATAGTCCTGAATAAATTAAGAATTTTAgggatataaatattaaataatggaTATTCCAATGATGGTCACCTGAGCATTGACCTTCCCAGTGTGTACGCCCACATGGATGTCACCACATATTTCCAATAAtatataccttacaatttgctTCTCACATTAgtatttatccaatttttggcgtttccaattttttttaaaaaaataaataaaatctctAGAACATTTTCTCGTGGATCACATGATTAGAATTGAGTACATACTAGACATCGCTTGTATGCTTGacgactataattaatcgatctCACCAATTTTTTATCTTAGGATAGAGTCAGAAAATAGCAAGATAAAGATTTCTATAGATTTACCAGAGAGGACCTGCTGGTCAGCCATCATTCTGGAAAAAATCAGTGAGAAAGTTCACTATCGCAAAAAAAGGCTAGCAACACATTGAAAAGCTTGCCTTCATTAGAGCACTTCTGATAACAAGTTCACATCTAAAATTCCAAGCTAAGCCATTTGTTGTAATAGACACAAGTCTTTGGTGAGATAATTCCATCTGGCGTGCATTCACCTATCCGAGGGCAAACTCCACAGGGAATTGATGATAAGGCACCTATCTTCGGACCTTCTCTACCTTTCAAGCTCTTGTAACAAATCTTTCCGGATGGAACTTTAGAAAAATCTCCTATCCCAGTACTCTTCAATTCCTCAATCTCCTTGTCCAGAACCATCGCATTAACAATTTCCACAATCTGCTGCATGGTACATTCAACTTTGAATACACGCGATTCTTGGATGGATTTGTATATAGCTTCCATAGTGGCAATCTGGAGTCTTTCAATATGCTTCAAACACTGCTCTCTTAGAATCCTAATGAATTCTATATCAAGACTTCCATCTGAATACCATGAACCACCCGAGATTTCTTTTGATGGTTCGAACTCCATAGCCATGTAAATTTTTCTTGCCTTGTTGTGAATGTTAACAACATCTTTTATAAGATTTTTGTTTTGGAGAGACTTGAGGGTTTTGGTGACAACAGTGGTTTGAAGACCTGTCTCTCTTTTCATGTCAGCTGTCCATATTCCAATGTTTTGCTTGCTCCTAATCAACTCATAGAGGATACGCTCGGTTTCAGACAGCGCAGGAAGTTTTGGCTTTGAGTCAGGATGTGGTCGCTTTTGGGGTAACATTGAAGAAGCACTCATGGCTGCTGCTGCTCATAGATTCACCACAAAAGCAGAATAAGTAAAATAAGTAAACTaaaatgatgcaaaatattaCCACAATGTCTTTTTGCTGTTTATTGCCCTTTCAACATGCACAAGTGTATAATGCAAAATAAGACTTTGCAATCAAAGAAATCTAATAAATTCGCCAAACATTATGTTCTTCTAGAGCAaaaccttcttttttttctcaaactgAACGAAAGTTAAAAGGATATTTCAGGTGCAGGCATATTTAGCCTTCATAAAAGAAAATAATCCTTTAAATGTCAATATTTTTAAACATCAGAAATCGATACTCCCAGAAACTCCAAACaagcaagcttcactataagtgGACCCTATTTAATACTTGGATATTTGTGcgcacgcgcgcacacacacacacacaaaaagccAGCATAAAGCCTGGATGAAAAGTGTCCGGGACTGAAAACTATGTC
The DNA window shown above is from Elaeis guineensis isolate ETL-2024a chromosome 8, EG11, whole genome shotgun sequence and carries:
- the LOC105049691 gene encoding uncharacterized protein, with the translated sequence MSASSMLPQKRPHPDSKPKLPALSETERILYELIRSKQNIGIWTADMKRETGLQTTVVTKTLKSLQNKNLIKDVVNIHNKARKIYMAMEFEPSKEISGGSWYSDGSLDIEFIRILREQCLKHIERLQIATMEAIYKSIQESRVFKVECTMQQIVEIVNAMVLDKEIEELKSTGIGDFSKVPSGKICYKSLKGREGPKIGALSSIPCGVCPRIGECTPDGIISPKTCVYYNKWLSLEF